In Thunnus thynnus chromosome 4, fThuThy2.1, whole genome shotgun sequence, the DNA window TTTATTGTTAATCTCAGTTTCTGTGCAGCGGTTTTGTATTTCAGCGGCTTTTCTGGGCTCAAACTgattattactttttaaatgtcacaaaaaataaaacataaaacggATCAGTTTAGTTACTAACCTCCTACaattcccagaatgcctttcaACTCCCCCCACCCAGAGATGAGGGCGGGGCCTCTGTCCTGCTCTCTGATTGGGGGCGTGGCTTGTTGCGTTATTGGGCGGAGCCTACAGAGTCTTAGGGAGCTGATAGGTCAGATCGTCCGACCTCCGAGTGTCCCTTCAGCAAGCCGAgcctcaccaccaccacccgcCTCTTCTTCTGCCCCGAcccgtcatcatcatcatcgtcatcattatcatcatcatcctccccctctctctccttcgcCTTTcgtttccctctctccttcctcttctcctccttcctctgcttcttcgccttcttcctcctcttcttttccaTCTCAGCTTTTTCCTCCACTGCCcgatcatcctcctcctcttcttcctcctgcaCTCCGTCctgcacttcctcctcctccacttcttcctcctccacgGCTATCTCCATTTCcgcctcatcctcctcctcctcatcttcttcttctttgacgtcatcatcttcttcttcctcctcctcctcttcctcctcctcctcttcttcttcttcttcctcctcctcctcctcttcatcatcctccaTCTCTACCTCCAGGTCTGTCATCTGATCTCCTTTCATCTGCTCTTgtttcatcttcatcctctgtCGTCCGTTCTGTGTTGACTGACAGGAGCAGAGAACAAAGTTAGAATCACCGACTGAACAGCTGCTCTGGCGCCTCCGTGTGTCTCAAACAATCATTACACAACAATAACGctggaagaaggaaaaaattaAAGACACAACTTTGCTCAGATCTTCACCACTTgtgggacaaaaaaaagtttgatcTGCAGTTCGAAAGACTTGCAGGTGTCAATAACAAATCGATCATTTaactgtttatgttttattgtgacTAATCTCAGTTACAGTTgagatgtaaatgtaaattttgtTCCTTGAGGAAAAGTCATGTTTGTTACCTAAATCTAAAGGTTTAACTTTCTGCACAGTCAGACTCAGCTCTACATTATCAGACTTGCCTGAACTGAATTTACAGCTTAGATGAGGCTGACAGGAATTTCGTGATCAGTTTCAGAGGTATCCTGTCAGGTTTCCTGTCAGGAACTGTTCACATATGTGAACGTTTTAAACTGACTTTAAGAGGATGTATCCTGCACATTTCACGTCTTTATTTATATGCTCGAGCTCTAACggaatatctctgcatgatttatttatccttatttatcttatactgcctctttatgcagcctctgtctgaaacaggccattttagcttctgtctctttaagcctaACTTGTTATTCATCTTATTATCCCTAATCAAGGCTCTATGTCCACAGATGAAACACATAAATGACTCCTAAATCAGTCAACCCCTTTAATCAGTGCAAACTGTAAACTTCcctttcttttatgtttcttcaagctgttgttttgtccacatgatgttgtaaattgtatttgtatctgaAATTGGTTTAATATTGAagattgttttttaatcttccttacttccttcttctcctgtgtgtatttttattggaTTAATTCAGACATTTGAATCATGCGAACAAATTTCTGGCTGCCACCGATGTTTGTGTAACGAGTTCGTTTTGAAGTCTGCACAACCAGCACCGCTGATCTCAGCAATACTCACAGTCTTCTTGCTGCTTCGGAGCCTGTGCAGCAGTAACCTGACGGTGTCTTTGTTCTGACACAGTCCCATGGTGTTGAGGGCGTCGAGGGATGAGCCAGCGCAGCCTTGAAGCCGGAGCTCCGCCCCCAGAGCGGCCTGGAGGAAGTTGTTCTTCCAGATGTTTCTGGTGAAGAGTGGGACGGAGAGCGTCACCACGGTCCGGCGCTCCAGCAGCATCTGGGCCTGTTCCTCCGACAGCTGGCtgccacacaaacaaacagaacgACAGATGTTCATCAGACCCCCGACTGGTCAGATTTAGATTCACAGATCAAGGAGGACATTTTAGTAgataatttaaaaactgaaatgaaccATCTGCACTTCTCTAGTTAAAAACTGATGTTGAAGCTCTGTATATTATGTGAACTGACTCAGACTTACTGGCTGCTCTTGGCGAGGGCGTTGATGTCGGGGAACAGCGAGCGGAGGCAGGTGGTAACGAGTGGAGCTTTCTCCTGGGCCCAGTTCAGACAGCGCCCCCAGGGGAAGGACGACAGCGGCTTCCTGCTCGACACCTTCTGATGGAAGGGACTGTCTGCCTGCCGCGACAGCATCTTCATCTGCACCAACACCAGGAAACACAGCATGTTGCgattacataaacataaaaaaacaagtgcTATTTATAAAAACTTAAAGAACGGGtacacaattaaaacaataatccagttcccaaatgaacactgaaataggtttttcttgcattaatcattcctcctgttcatactgggcattagaagatctcttcataatgaactTAGAATATACAGTACTGCTTGAATGTTTGTGAACTCTTAGgaatttgctctgtttctgtgtaaatatgacctcaaatgtgatcagattttcacacaagtcctaaaactagataaagagacattagttcaacaaatgaaacaaaaaaccTTACACCTGTTCATTTATGTattgaggcaaaagtatgtgaacctctaagattatcaattcatttgaaggtgAAATTAGAGtcgggtgtttcaatcaatgggatgacaatcaagtgtgagtctgccttatttaaagaggagaaatctgggtcttcattatcaaagtctgagcttcacaacacaggtttgtggaagtgtgtcatgacTCAAACAAGGGAtttttctgaggaccttagaggaagagttgttgatgctcaccagaATGGAAAgtgttacaaaaccatttctaaagagtttggactccaccagtaaACTGTCAAGCAGATTGTGTATAAATGTAGGAGATTCAACAACACTGTTACCCTCCCAAAGAGTGGTCGACCACGAAAGATCACACCGAGAGCAGGCATGTAATACTCACAAGTTcacaagggaccccagggtaacgtctaggaaactaaaggcctctcttgcaaCAGCTACAGTCAATattcatgagtccaccatcaggagaacattgaacatcaatggtgtgcatagaagagttgcaaggaaaaacCCACTACTCTCCAAAAAGAATATTGCTGCCACCATCTACGGTTCACTCAAGACCACATGGATAAGCTAGAAGGTGattggaacaatgttctgtgaATGGATGCATAAGAATCATATCctatctgtgaaacatggtggtggtagtatcatggtttgggctgctttgctgcctctggaccaggacggcttgcaatcattgatggagctatgaattctgagttgtaccagcaaattctacaggaaaatgtcaaggtatcctACTGTGAAccgaagctcaacagaaagtgggtcatacAGTAAGACAAcgaccctaaacacacaagtcgttctaccaaagaatgattacagcattagaaagttaatgttttggaataGCCGCGTCAAAGTCCTGACCATAATCCtgtagaaatgctgtggaaagACCTGAAGAAGGCAGTTCATACAatgaagcccaccaacatccctgagttgagactatTCTGTCaggaggaatgggctaaaattcctccaagctgatgtgcagggctgataaacagttaccggaaacgtttggttgaagttattgttgcaaaagggggtcacaccagtaactgaaagcaagggttcacaaaTATGTacgattggataattttcctcaataaataaatgaataagtttaatgtttttgtctcatttattgaactgatgtctctttatctagttttaggacttgtgtgaAAATCTAATCATGTTTtgggtcatatttatgcagaaatagatacaattctaaagggttcacaaactttcaagcggCACTGTAAATGATGGGTggcaaaatccacaagccttcTGTGCGAAAATGCatctaaaagtttatctgaagctaatatgaagcttcagtcgtccaaatgagttaaatcaagtagatatctttcaaagtctttttgttactatacttccaccgcagctcaacaggaaacacaaagaatgttgcagatatccacttgatatgactaactcagactcctgaagcctcatataagcgtcagataaacttttcaatgcatttttgtacaaaatgattgtgtggacacattgtggattttggcccccattacttacactgaaagcacatttgaaggggatcttttaacagcctctttcactgttcatatgagcacctgactgttgttttaagacagacttgattaattgtgaacctgtcctttaaagtagAAAATGTTTATCCTGACTAACAGGCAGAGCTTGTGTCCTCACCTCCTCTTTCAGCTGTTTGCTCCAGAACTCCATCATGGGCTTCCTGGCGCCCTTTGCAGACCAGAGCATTTTGAAAGCAGCCTTGTAGCAGGACTTGCTCACTAGCAGCGCCGCTTTGCTCTTCTTCCCCATCCTGCggcctttcttcttcttgtctctcACATCTGACTGCAGTCACCACACCAACACCAaggacacaaacagaaaacattatttaaaactTCTTCATGTTGTCCAAAGTGTATGAAACATGATCATACTGGTGGCTTTGCATGTTTTAGGTCATTATACACAGATCACAATATTACATTGTAGTATACTGCATTAGCATTTTTTGAGTCTATCTCTCGCACCACGTTGTTTAAGTCTGTCTCAAAcaagtcaggtgtccatatgaacagtgaaagaggttttcctcgctgtaatcattcctcctgttcataccggctaTTAAAAGacccccttcaaatgtgctttcaatgtaagtgatggagaccaaaatccaCGGTGTGTCCACACAGCCATttagtgtaaaaatgtatttaaaagtttagcTGAAACGTATATctggcttcagcagtctgagtgagtcatatcaagtgaataacagtgtttccctgttgagctgtggtgtaagtatagaaataaaaagaggaactttgacactaaaaagactgtaacattgacggatatctacttgatttgactcatttggacggctgaagcttcatattagcttaagatgcatttttgcactaaatgactgtgtggacacactgtggattgtgtcccccatcacttacattgtaagtgcattatgaagggatcttctaatggtcagtttgaacaggaggaatgattacagcgaggaaaacgtgtttcaatgttcatttgggctcctgactgttgtcttAAGCCAcacttgaaatattgtgaacctGTGCTTTATCAGTATATCGTGATAGTagtcacacacacctgtttgGTAACTGGTGGTTTCAGCCACAGAGACCGCTTCCCGGTCTGTTTACGCTTGCATTTGCTCCTGATGACCTGCGCGCAGGTCTCGCACAAGAAGGACTTGTCATGTGCAACTGCGTCCGGGAAAGCCCACTGCACAGTGTCCGGGGTGGTGAAGGTGTACACCGCCCTCCGGTTGAAGCTCCGGCCCTGCCGCTCGAACTCGGacttacagcagcaacagttcCCGTCCTCCAGCCGTTTGGGACGCCGACGGCCGCCCCGCCCCGTGAGTTCAGGGTCTGCGGTCTTTGTAGGGTCTTCTTCCGTACGCGGCGGCGAAGAGGCCGCTTCCACATCGTTTCCACCGGGGCAGTCGACCTCCGCACCAACGGCCGGCTCGGGAAGCTCTACCGACGGGCAGGCGGTGGGTTCCACCTGCGCACTCTGCGCGGGTTCAGCCGGTGTAGTAAAGCTTTCCTGCGCGGTGACGCCGCTGTCACCGGTCGGTGGACCGGAGCAGAAAGACGCCTCCGTGCACGCAAAGTTAGTCGCAGCTGTGTGGGCATAGTCGTGCTCGTTTGGCTCGGAAGGAGGGCCAGTTTCCTCATCGTTCCCCGCGTTGGTCGCGGTGTTTTCACTCGCCATGATGGACGGATGGTCTCCGGTTTTAGTCAACAGTGGAAATACGCAGAAAGACAAACTGTGCCAGCGGTCATCGCTGTTCACACGGCGGCTAACGGGACGAGCTAACACCTCCTCAGCCCGCCGGAACCGAGCCCGGGACCTGCAGACAGACGTTTCTCCTCAGCGCATCCAGCGCCTTGTGTAGCACAGTCTGTTAAATATTAGACAgcgaaacagaaacaaacaaagacagatttTCTATAGGAGTTGCTCCGGAACAGATGGAAACACAGACTGCTGTGCCCAACAGGATGTAGccccaaataaacaaaatagtttCCGTGTTTCTATGAGCCGATAGACTCTGGCGCCACCAGGTGCTGGGAGGCAGGTACTACATGTCTCTATAGATAGACTCCACAGATTACTATAATCAACTACTGTGCAACAGTTAATATACTAAAATATTGCATATTATTCTAGTTTACTAATATAACACATAAACAATATTGATAAATTACCATAGAAAATagcagaggtggaaagtaactaagtacatttatttaagtGCGGTACAATTttgcttgagtatttccattttatgctactttatacatTCTACTCcagtacatttatttgacaactttagttacttttcagattaagatttgatgcaatggataatataacaaacttttaaaatacaacacagttATAGATGAAAttagtggttcccaaacttggGGTCACGCCCCTCTAAAGGGTCACCacataaatctgaggggttgtgagatgactaatgggagaggaaagaagaaaaaacaaagttctgatacacaaatctgttttcagtttttggacttttttttctaatctttgattttttgtgaaatttgaacatttattgaaatgaaaccatgtgagaagtttagagggaaaaataaagccaaaaaggttgaaaaccactggtttgttagcttgttatattatccattgtttcaaatcttcatctgaaaaataactaaagttgtcaaataaatttagtggagtagaaaatacaatatttccctctgaaatgtagtggagtggaagtataaagtagcataaaatggaaatactcaagtgaagtacaagtacctcaaaattgtactttaaCTACAGTACTTGACTAAATGCACCCAGTGACTTTCCACCGCTGGTTTTAGTTTGATTATTCTCATCTTCATAGTAACAACTATTATCTTGATGAAACGTACCGGACGTGTCCTCATATTTGGTGTCTAACTTGACAGCGGTGTAAATCATGGATGAAAGCCGCTGAACAGGTGGCGTTTACCTCCACCTGTGTGTCGTGTGTAGGCAGCAGTGATGGAGCGGTTATGGGTAAGAGCGGACGGACTTTTAAgtttgatttaatattttaaagtcACAATGTGACGTCTTTTTTTCATACATATCATACTAAGCGCCTAAGCTAGCAGCCGTTAACCGTACGCCGATTTCTTTTTTCCTAGGGTggtgaagtcatgacccgccctactctgcctctgattggctagtgcTCGTTGCCGTCGTTGGTTGGATTGGTTATGAGAAGTGAgattggttaaggttagggtaagaatatcagggtaagccaatcagaggcagagtagagCGGGTCAtaacttcgccatcctaggaaaccAAATTTCGCTAACCGTAAGTTAGTGATGTTGTAGCTTCATTCAGATGGAGAGAAACACGCAGCAGTGTTCCGCTAATCATCACTCACAGGACACATCAGGTCAACATCACCTTCAGATGTTTCTCATGTACTCCGTCATGTATGAAATGatgttgaaaacattttacagtatgaCGCAGTTCAGTCCAGTAAGTTACCACCACAAACTGCAGCCTCTGAAATGACAGTTAAATCTGAACATGATATGAAATGTTTGATGTAGGACTGCTGggttattttattgtacaggtctatattttttcaattaattgattaatgtaTGGTAtatacagtggtggaaagtaactaagtaggggagaacggggtaacatgAGCAACTTTTTAcctttgatgattttactgcaaaatgaaagtgtatttgttttaaataatagTAACtctatatacctcaggttgttgtgtactcacggaaattaaaacaagttatcaaattattatggttttagaacaaagacccatcaaaaaaagttaatcCTATGGCACAATTTaccccaaggtaggggtaaaatgagcaagGGGATAGGGTAAATTGAGCGCTCAATGGGTAAATAGTgttaccattaaatactgatataaaaattacacaaaatcaaacaaatttgagataaatttgaattttattaatgccatcactttaacaaaggcaaaaactcatacttttaagtaaaattatatgtttgtgtcctgttgttcaacatgttacctaaaCACTTttagtaaagattaaactgtgagcTTTGTGTGTTAGCCACAGAAAtgatatgtgtgtaaatgtgcttttgtgtatacagacaggtgacaaattaaaggaaaaactggtccaggggtgaggggatctggtggctctgttatgctgtggggggcattttgcatGGTTTGGGTCTACTTGTCCCCtgagagggaagggtcactgtgaatcaatacaaagttgttctgagtgatcacctttatcctgtgatgaaacgTTTCTACCTTTATGTGAGTTGTTTCTTCCAGGATGACTGTAGTGGAAAtttaagatgaattcacagagagcaagttgtctttcagagttttattgcaatatcCAGAATACATATTTGCAAGTCCAGATCTCCCAGTTTGCTAGGCTGAAGAGATATTGAATGAAGTTCAGTGTTAGTACTTGCATACACAGCCACGTGCATCACAATCATCCCATATTCATCAccctaacagttatttttaattaattcaccgTATCTCTAGGGAGTTTCTTTCGGTCTCTGCTCAGAATTAATAGTTGAAGGCCAAATCCTTATCTGCCTTTCCTCCCTGAACATTCCCTGTAAAGTTACAGTGACCGAATCCCACACCTCACCTTCGATAGTACCTGTTAGGAACATTTTCACACGGGAAGCAGATCATAAAGTCTATGTATATGTTTCCATTTCAATGCCTGCATTCaaagggcacgaggggtcactgaatgctttgatgagtatgaaaatgaggtgaatcatatgctatggccttcacagtcaccagatctcaacctatgtgaacacctatgggagattttgaacCGATGTGTTGGACAGCGTTCTCCACCGccaccatcaaaacaccaaatgagggaatatcttttggattAATGATGTTCATCcgtccagtagagttcagagacttgtagaatcaatgccaaggtgtattgatgctgttctggtggcccaacaccttactaagacactttatgttggcttttcctttaatttatcacccatctgtatgtacagcatgtttgtgtgtggcttaaacttaacatcagtcaacaattaggtatttattcatcaacattgtaataCTTATAACAGtgataaaacattaacatgaacagggTCTCCAgcctctagaatatcagaaaatatttttgggggtaaattgagccattgagtcaacttgccccaacatcaTTGGCATGTTTTACCCCACTatctccattttgacaaaactgtttcacacagtggctcagatccacagttatgctaagtttatgaccttgttttgtagcttacactgacttaaattaacatgtaataatgtccaaaacttatctgttttaattaagatacaagactgatgaatttagtaacatgatgaatccacttggcatgacaaaaatctttttttttgttgctctgttttgctgaccactctctccatgtgcttgagtccaagatggattgagtaatgtgaactatactttcttaatatttgatcacatgattacttttgtttatggtgaccaagataaagggggtggctcattttacccactggctctatttaccccgttctcccctacatTTACTCAGGTATTGTAACTGTACTTACagtaagtacaattttgaggtacttacccttccactacatttaattgagacaatggataatataacaagcttttcacatacaacacattgttaaagatgaaaccagttgtttccaacctttttggcttttgatgtcttataaaaagcagtgtgtagtcgggtcacatttcagatgtctatgagttgttaacagctgcaCCAAATAgttatttttctctctaaacttctcacatggtttcatttcaataaatgttcaaatgatccaatatttcacatatttcacatcattttttcaaagattagagaaaaattccaaaaactggaaacagatttCTGtctcagaactttgttttttcttcctttctctcccattaatcatctcacgacccctcagatttagcTGGTGAccttttggaggggccccgacccctaggttggtaAAAAACTCATAA includes these proteins:
- the LOC137181061 gene encoding uncharacterized protein; this encodes MASENTATNAGNDEETGPPSEPNEHDYAHTAATNFACTEASFCSGPPTGDSGVTAQESFTTPAEPAQSAQVEPTACPSVELPEPAVGAEVDCPGGNDVEAASSPPRTEEDPTKTADPELTGRGGRRRPKRLEDGNCCCCKSEFERQGRSFNRRAVYTFTTPDTVQWAFPDAVAHDKSFLCETCAQVIRSKCKRKQTGKRSLWLKPPVTKQSDVRDKKKKGRRMGKKSKAALLVSKSCYKAAFKMLWSAKGARKPMMEFWSKQLKEEMKMLSRQADSPFHQKVSSRKPLSSFPWGRCLNWAQEKAPLVTTCLRSLFPDINALAKSSHQLSEEQAQMLLERRTVVTLSVPLFTRNIWKNNFLQAALGAELRLQGCAGSSLDALNTMGLCQNKDTVRLLLHRLRSSKKTSTQNGRQRMKMKQEQMKGDQMTDLEVEMEDDEEEEEEEEEEEEEEEEEEEEEEEDDDVKEEEDEEEEDEAEMEIAVEEEEVEEEEVQDGVQEEEEEEDDRAVEEKAEMEKKRRKKAKKQRKEEKRKERGKRKAKEREGEDDDDNDDDDDDDGSGQKKRRVVVVRLGLLKGHSEVGRSDLSAP